In Chloracidobacterium sp., one genomic interval encodes:
- a CDS encoding cysteine--tRNA ligase, which produces MLRFFNTLSRRIEVFQPLESGKVRMYICGPTVWNFAHIGNFRTFVFGDVLRRYLKFKGYDLTHVFNLTDVDDRIINEAHSRGITIDEFTAPYIQYFWEDSDALGNQRPEVSPRATQHIAEMIELIAKLLANGHAYESDGSIYYRISAFPEYGKLSKINFSGNIAGASERVDNDKYEKEDARDFALWKLVGPDDEPGWDAPFGRGRPGWHIECSAMSMKYLGETFDIHAGGQDLQFPHHENEIAQSEGATGHLFAKYWIHSEFLKIDDVTMSKSKGNFFTFRDLTAQGFSPLAIRYLLLSVPYRKQLNFTFEGLQGAESTVERLQNFRSLVREARTIDGPNGNGTPEDVTSEIAATSAIDIAQQALERFEDAMDDDLNTAVALAAVHDMVREINTVLASRKISNEERLAVLAVTEKFDSVLGIFGPETVQMLDVEIEALIEERQQARASRNFTRSDEIRDELAEKGVILEDTKDGVRWKRK; this is translated from the coding sequence ATGCTCCGTTTTTTCAACACGTTATCGCGTCGGATCGAGGTATTCCAACCGCTTGAGAGCGGCAAGGTTCGCATGTACATCTGCGGCCCGACCGTATGGAATTTCGCACATATCGGCAATTTTCGCACATTCGTCTTCGGCGACGTTCTTCGGAGATATCTGAAATTCAAGGGCTACGATCTGACACACGTTTTCAACCTTACTGACGTTGATGACCGCATTATCAATGAAGCACACTCGCGCGGCATCACGATAGACGAGTTCACGGCGCCCTACATACAGTATTTCTGGGAAGACTCTGACGCCTTGGGCAATCAGCGCCCTGAGGTCAGCCCGCGTGCAACACAGCATATTGCAGAGATGATCGAACTGATCGCAAAGCTGCTTGCGAACGGCCACGCATACGAATCGGACGGCTCGATCTACTACCGAATTTCGGCATTTCCTGAGTACGGCAAACTATCGAAAATAAATTTTTCGGGCAATATCGCCGGTGCAAGTGAGCGGGTTGACAATGACAAATACGAAAAGGAGGACGCACGCGATTTTGCATTGTGGAAGTTGGTCGGCCCCGATGACGAACCGGGATGGGACGCTCCATTCGGGCGCGGCCGTCCGGGCTGGCACATTGAGTGCTCCGCGATGTCGATGAAGTATCTCGGCGAAACCTTTGACATCCACGCCGGCGGTCAAGACCTTCAGTTCCCGCATCATGAGAATGAGATCGCTCAGAGCGAGGGCGCGACGGGCCACCTCTTTGCAAAGTATTGGATACACAGCGAGTTCCTAAAGATCGATGACGTTACAATGTCGAAATCAAAGGGAAATTTCTTTACGTTCCGCGATCTGACGGCGCAGGGATTTTCTCCGCTTGCCATCCGATATCTGCTGTTGTCGGTTCCCTATCGGAAACAATTGAATTTTACCTTCGAAGGACTGCAGGGTGCGGAATCGACGGTTGAACGACTGCAAAATTTCCGCTCGCTTGTTCGAGAAGCTCGAACGATCGACGGACCGAACGGCAACGGGACTCCGGAGGACGTGACGAGCGAGATCGCCGCAACTTCCGCGATCGATATAGCGCAGCAGGCCCTTGAGCGTTTTGAGGATGCAATGGATGACGATCTCAACACCGCTGTTGCATTGGCTGCGGTGCATGACATGGTGCGGGAGATCAACACCGTGCTTGCTTCCCGAAAGATCAGCAATGAAGAGCGTCTCGCCGTTCTGGCCGTTACAGAAAAGTTCGACTCGGTGCTTGGCATCTTCGGCCCGGAAACGGTTCAGATGCTCGATGTCGAAATTGAAGCATTGATCGAAGAACGTCAGCAGGCCCGAGCGAGCAGAAATTTCACGCGTTCCGATGAGATACGTGACGAACTTGCCGAAAAAGGCGTCATCCTCGAGGATACGAAGGATGGCGTCCGGTGGAAGCGTAAGTAG
- a CDS encoding DMT family transporter, translating to MPPTFIKGSSASCGLIHTIEKAKENSFLPFAALLGVQALFGSLPVIAKVVLASVPAMSLVGLRVAITAIVLLAVQAFRGRIRLKERYDYLRLAVLSIFGVTLNQLFFIGGLARTTASNASLLAVTIPIFAITVGVIAGTERLRIAKAAGILIAMAGVLLIIDPRNASFSSDTTRGDLMIILNSFCFGTYVATSKNVVLRNGPFRSMMWVFIFAAVVCVPLGISAFAEAAPAAISTKVWVLVLYIGIGATAVPYLLNAWAIQHVDPSTLAIFIYLQPIIGVLLAAVFLGERLRPSFILATALIFAGVALVTRKFVPSET from the coding sequence ATGCCGCCCACTTTTATAAAGGGTTCCTCTGCGAGTTGCGGCTTAATTCATACCATCGAAAAGGCTAAAGAAAATTCGTTCCTGCCGTTCGCTGCCCTGCTTGGCGTTCAGGCTTTGTTCGGTTCGCTTCCTGTGATCGCCAAGGTAGTACTTGCAAGCGTTCCGGCAATGAGCCTCGTCGGCCTGCGGGTTGCTATTACGGCGATCGTGCTGCTTGCCGTTCAGGCGTTTCGCGGACGCATCCGGCTAAAAGAACGCTATGATTACTTGCGCCTTGCGGTTCTGAGTATTTTCGGCGTTACGCTAAATCAGCTTTTCTTCATCGGCGGGCTTGCACGCACGACTGCATCAAATGCTTCGCTGCTCGCCGTTACGATACCGATATTTGCCATTACGGTCGGCGTAATTGCGGGTACCGAACGTCTGCGGATCGCAAAGGCGGCAGGTATTTTGATCGCGATGGCCGGAGTGCTGCTGATCATCGATCCGCGGAACGCCTCATTCTCGTCAGACACGACACGCGGCGATCTGATGATCATTCTTAACTCGTTCTGCTTCGGTACCTACGTTGCGACGTCAAAGAACGTTGTCCTTCGTAACGGGCCTTTTCGTTCAATGATGTGGGTGTTCATTTTTGCCGCTGTTGTCTGTGTTCCTTTGGGCATTTCGGCATTTGCGGAAGCGGCGCCCGCGGCGATATCGACGAAGGTTTGGGTGCTCGTCCTTTACATAGGCATTGGGGCCACGGCCGTCCCGTATCTGCTGAACGCATGGGCGATACAACATGTCGACCCCTCGACCTTGGCGATCTTCATTTATCTTCAGCCGATCATCGGCGTTCTGCTCGCTGCCGTCTTTCTTGGCGAAAGGCTCCGACCATCATTCATTTTGGCAACGGCTCTTATCTTTGCGGGCGTAGCTCTTGTTACCCGAAAATTCGTACCGAGTGAAACTTAA
- a CDS encoding glycosyltransferase family 39 protein, which yields MMGAGRLRYAVSAVLAAAFAVSRFWRIGDQCLWFDEIFSVHAAEHQWIELLRFVALDIIHPPLFYIILKIWIGIGGDAAVWLRSFSAVFAILSLLPLLMLVKELSLPKWTSAITLLLLTVNGSLLKYSQEVRMYSTLMCISLFSLWLFTRYFNKGKDLNLLIVVNILLTYTHYFGWFVVLTEVAVIVHRQRIKWRAALKMTAIVGSAFLPWVVVVITSASRSGIGQNIGWMSRPALREIVTLLFGLVDPFYFQAVSIEPISSYRWSIPILLIISVSLIIFFVRKAEQTARYLLSAFVAVPVTLAFVLSWILSYSIWGTRHLIIIFGPALALFSLAIASLPQKWLLTASLTFLILFAGAGFITEASAPKPKMPWCNWEGLANEIPEKEPATVYVFEDLIAYQLWYATKDRAVRPRIVKVEGLPDSAEDKAFFLPRGFEEVHRVDLDELPPNNAMIFYRTLIANGNGDPRKALADRGFQVNIVRTTTSQFEIDAVGTLSKQ from the coding sequence GTGATGGGAGCGGGCCGGCTTAGATATGCGGTTTCGGCAGTGTTGGCCGCCGCATTTGCCGTTTCTCGCTTTTGGCGTATCGGTGATCAATGCCTCTGGTTCGACGAGATATTCAGCGTCCATGCCGCCGAGCACCAATGGATCGAACTGCTCAGATTCGTAGCCCTGGACATTATCCATCCGCCACTTTTCTACATAATTCTTAAAATATGGATCGGTATCGGAGGTGATGCAGCCGTCTGGCTTCGCTCGTTCTCCGCCGTCTTCGCGATCCTGTCGTTACTTCCGCTGCTGATGCTGGTAAAAGAGCTTAGCCTTCCTAAATGGACATCAGCTATCACCCTTTTGTTACTTACAGTTAACGGCTCTTTGTTAAAGTATTCTCAAGAGGTCAGGATGTACAGTACCTTGATGTGCATCTCACTTTTTTCTTTATGGCTCTTCACGCGATACTTTAACAAAGGCAAGGACCTCAATCTGCTGATCGTCGTCAATATCCTATTAACGTACACACACTATTTCGGCTGGTTTGTGGTCTTGACCGAGGTTGCCGTCATCGTACATCGTCAGCGGATCAAGTGGCGTGCCGCGTTGAAAATGACAGCGATCGTCGGTTCGGCATTCCTGCCGTGGGTCGTAGTTGTGATAACGAGTGCTTCTCGCTCCGGCATCGGACAAAATATCGGGTGGATGTCCCGGCCGGCGCTTCGTGAGATCGTCACGCTTCTGTTCGGGTTGGTCGATCCTTTTTATTTCCAAGCGGTCAGTATCGAACCTATTTCATCCTATCGCTGGTCAATACCCATTTTATTGATCATTAGTGTATCCTTGATCATTTTTTTTGTACGAAAGGCCGAGCAGACCGCCCGTTATTTGCTTTCTGCATTTGTGGCCGTACCCGTAACGCTGGCGTTTGTGCTGAGTTGGATCCTTTCGTATTCGATCTGGGGCACGCGGCATTTGATAATCATTTTCGGCCCGGCATTGGCGTTGTTCTCATTGGCGATCGCGTCGCTGCCCCAAAAATGGCTTTTGACGGCATCGCTGACCTTCCTGATCCTTTTCGCAGGAGCTGGATTCATTACGGAAGCATCTGCTCCAAAGCCAAAAATGCCATGGTGTAATTGGGAGGGCCTTGCGAACGAGATCCCTGAGAAGGAGCCGGCCACGGTTTATGTATTTGAAGATCTTATCGCATACCAATTATGGTACGCAACAAAGGATCGAGCGGTACGGCCGAGGATCGTGAAGGTCGAAGGACTGCCCGACAGCGCAGAGGATAAAGCATTTTTCCTTCCGCGCGGATTTGAAGAAGTGCACCGTGTCGATCTGGACGAACTGCCGCCGAACAATGCAATGATCTTTTATCGAACGCTTATTGCGAACGGCAACGGCGATCCTCGAAAAGCGTTGGCCGACAGAGGCTTTCAGGTAAACATCGTGCGTACAACGACGAGCCAATTTGAGATCGACGCCGTCGGAACTCTCAGTAAGCAGTAG
- a CDS encoding pyruvate dehydrogenase complex dihydrolipoamide acetyltransferase: MAEKFLMPKLSPTMEEGQISRWAMNEGDSFAAGDTLAEVDTDKATMEMTALSPGTLLKILKQAGDTALLGEAIAITGEKGEDISALLSEAASAASSPAPEAEAVATPASEPAKPAVPAAQPTQPTLTANPPAALAAIKPTDGRLLVSPIAARMAAENGLDLKAIGGSGPNGRIIKRDIEAALSHGTTAVHPAAYTPSLQVGSAGYRDEVTSRMRQVIASRLAESIGPIPTFYLTVEIEMDACLELRKQVNASVGEDQKISVNDIIVKAAAMALMKHPWANSSYQDKTVRFYDQADVGVAVAIEDGLITPVVRGANYKGFLDISAEIKDLAAKAKAKKLQPEEYTGATFSISNLGMFGIKEFTAIINPPEAGILAVGSATPTPVVRNGEVVVRNIMNVTMSCDHRAIDGATGAKFLQTFKQMLEQPGMMSV; this comes from the coding sequence ATGGCTGAAAAATTCTTAATGCCGAAATTGTCACCGACGATGGAAGAAGGGCAGATCTCGCGTTGGGCAATGAATGAGGGCGACTCCTTTGCTGCCGGAGACACACTGGCCGAGGTCGATACGGACAAGGCGACGATGGAGATGACCGCGTTATCGCCGGGCACCTTGCTGAAGATCCTAAAGCAGGCCGGCGATACAGCGTTGCTTGGCGAAGCCATCGCGATCACGGGCGAAAAAGGTGAGGATATATCTGCACTGCTAAGTGAGGCTGCATCCGCAGCAAGCAGCCCTGCACCGGAAGCGGAAGCGGTAGCGACACCTGCATCTGAGCCGGCAAAACCTGCTGTTCCGGCCGCACAACCCACGCAACCCACTTTAACAGCCAACCCGCCCGCGGCCCTTGCGGCAATAAAGCCTACTGACGGGAGGTTGCTCGTCTCGCCTATTGCCGCACGCATGGCAGCGGAGAACGGCCTTGATCTGAAGGCCATCGGCGGAAGCGGCCCGAACGGCAGAATAATAAAGCGTGACATTGAGGCGGCACTTTCGCATGGTACAACGGCTGTACATCCGGCAGCATACACGCCGTCACTGCAGGTCGGATCGGCCGGCTATCGCGACGAGGTCACATCGCGTATGCGGCAGGTGATCGCATCGCGACTTGCCGAGTCGATCGGCCCGATACCTACATTTTATCTAACTGTCGAGATCGAAATGGATGCCTGTCTGGAACTCCGAAAACAGGTCAACGCATCAGTCGGCGAAGATCAGAAGATCAGTGTCAACGATATTATCGTCAAGGCCGCGGCGATGGCCTTGATGAAGCATCCGTGGGCAAATTCGTCGTATCAGGACAAGACGGTGCGCTTCTACGATCAGGCAGATGTGGGTGTTGCAGTTGCCATCGAGGACGGCCTGATCACACCGGTCGTTCGCGGGGCCAATTACAAAGGTTTTCTCGATATTTCGGCCGAGATCAAGGATCTTGCCGCTAAGGCTAAGGCGAAAAAGCTCCAGCCGGAAGAATATACGGGCGCTACATTCTCGATATCGAATCTCGGAATGTTCGGCATAAAGGAATTCACTGCTATCATCAATCCGCCCGAAGCGGGTATCCTCGCGGTCGGTTCTGCAACTCCGACGCCGGTCGTTCGTAACGGCGAAGTGGTGGTCCGTAACATAATGAATGTTACGATGAGCTGCGACCACCGAGCGATAGACGGTGCGACCGGGGCAAAGTTCCTTCAAACCTTCAAACAGATGCTCGAACAGCCGGGCATGATGTCGGTCTAG
- a CDS encoding GIY-YIG nuclease family protein encodes MDRKQAIREYKLNAQPMGVFQIRNIASDKVFVDSSTNVPGKINRHKFQLNAGVHPARGLQADWNFLGEQCFIFEELEAYEAPKDRVVDIAKELEVLEDLWLEKIEPYGSRGYNTQKLSREERLRMIAAKTRSS; translated from the coding sequence GTGGATCGAAAACAGGCAATTCGTGAATACAAGCTGAATGCTCAGCCAATGGGCGTTTTCCAGATCCGCAATATCGCGAGCGATAAGGTATTCGTTGATTCGAGCACGAACGTGCCCGGGAAAATTAATCGGCACAAGTTCCAACTCAATGCGGGCGTGCATCCTGCCAGAGGCCTTCAGGCCGACTGGAACTTTCTTGGCGAGCAATGCTTCATTTTCGAGGAGCTTGAGGCCTACGAAGCACCGAAGGACCGAGTTGTGGATATCGCGAAGGAACTCGAAGTACTCGAAGACCTTTGGCTCGAAAAGATCGAGCCGTATGGGTCGCGCGGGTACAATACACAAAAACTCTCACGCGAGGAACGGCTGCGAATGATCGCGGCCAAAACCCGGAGTTCATAG
- the pdhA gene encoding pyruvate dehydrogenase (acetyl-transferring) E1 component subunit alpha yields MLYQMVLGRHFEEKCAEVYRMGKIGGFCHLYIGQEAIGVGAMTALEKSDMVITSYRDHVQAMVKGMSPESVMAELYGKEGGCVKGKGGSMHMFSKDLEFFGGHGIVGGQIGVGTGMAYAAKYKNTGQVVLCFFGEAAVNQGIFHESLNMAQLWKLPCIYICENNQYGMGTAQSRAMSARSIARKAESYEMANEFVDGMDVMAVREATQRAIKRAREEDLPTLLEMRSYRYMGHSMSDPGKYRTSEEVKKYQERDPIILFKDSLKEAKVFNDKEFEEIERQAVEATERALKFADESPLPDGSELLTDVLA; encoded by the coding sequence ATGCTCTATCAGATGGTGCTTGGCCGCCATTTTGAAGAAAAGTGTGCCGAAGTTTACCGAATGGGTAAGATCGGCGGCTTTTGCCATCTCTACATCGGACAGGAAGCGATCGGCGTCGGGGCGATGACGGCTCTCGAAAAGAGCGATATGGTTATCACTTCATATCGCGATCACGTTCAGGCAATGGTCAAAGGAATGTCGCCTGAGAGCGTGATGGCCGAGCTTTACGGTAAAGAAGGCGGCTGTGTGAAGGGCAAAGGCGGCTCGATGCACATGTTCTCAAAGGATCTGGAGTTCTTTGGCGGCCATGGCATCGTCGGCGGTCAGATCGGCGTCGGAACAGGTATGGCGTACGCCGCAAAATATAAGAACACGGGCCAGGTCGTCCTGTGCTTCTTTGGCGAGGCGGCGGTCAATCAAGGCATTTTTCACGAATCGCTGAACATGGCACAGCTTTGGAAGCTTCCGTGCATCTACATCTGCGAAAATAATCAGTACGGCATGGGAACGGCCCAAAGCCGTGCAATGTCGGCACGCAGTATTGCGAGAAAGGCCGAATCCTATGAGATGGCAAATGAATTCGTTGACGGAATGGATGTAATGGCCGTTCGCGAGGCCACTCAGCGTGCCATCAAGCGTGCACGCGAAGAGGATCTGCCGACGCTTCTTGAAATGCGTTCGTATCGTTATATGGGCCATTCGATGTCCGATCCCGGCAAATACCGAACGTCGGAAGAAGTGAAGAAATATCAGGAACGTGACCCGATAATTCTTTTCAAGGACAGCCTAAAGGAAGCTAAGGTATTTAACGACAAGGAGTTCGAAGAGATCGAACGGCAGGCGGTCGAAGCGACAGAGCGGGCACTTAAATTCGCGGATGAAAGTCCGCTTCCCGACGGATCTGAACTTTTGACCGACGTTTTGGCTTAG
- a CDS encoding pyruvate dehydrogenase complex E1 component subunit beta, producing MAILTIRDALNQALREELVRDENVFIMGEEVAEYDGAYKVTRGLWKEFGDKRVVDAPITELGFAGLGVGAAMAGLRPVIEFMTWNFSILAADQIINHAAKMLYMSGGEFKVPIVFRGPTGSAFQVSSQHSQALESLYANFPGLKVVMPSTPADAKGLLKSAIRDDNPIVFMEQERMYGIKGEVPEDPDLTIPLGVADVKREGTDCTIVARSMTVPMALEAAAKIEEQLGVSVEVIDPRTIKPLDIDTIAASVKKTNRLVIAEESHAFASVGAEISFQVMENAFDYLDAPIRRISTAECPMPYAKNLETLALPSVDKIIDAVKDVCYL from the coding sequence ATGGCAATTTTAACTATCCGTGATGCGTTGAACCAGGCGTTGCGCGAGGAACTGGTCAGAGACGAGAACGTCTTTATAATGGGCGAGGAAGTAGCCGAGTACGATGGCGCGTACAAAGTTACTCGCGGCCTCTGGAAAGAATTCGGCGACAAACGCGTGGTCGATGCTCCGATCACTGAACTCGGTTTTGCGGGGCTTGGCGTCGGAGCCGCAATGGCAGGCCTTCGGCCGGTGATCGAATTCATGACATGGAATTTCTCGATCCTTGCCGCCGATCAGATCATCAACCATGCGGCAAAGATGCTTTATATGTCGGGCGGTGAATTCAAAGTACCGATCGTTTTTCGCGGGCCGACCGGTTCGGCTTTCCAAGTATCTTCGCAGCACTCGCAGGCACTGGAATCGCTCTATGCAAATTTTCCCGGACTGAAAGTCGTAATGCCGTCAACGCCGGCGGATGCAAAGGGCCTGCTCAAATCAGCGATCCGCGATGACAACCCGATCGTATTTATGGAGCAGGAGCGTATGTACGGCATAAAAGGCGAAGTGCCGGAGGATCCGGATCTGACGATCCCGCTTGGCGTTGCCGACGTAAAACGCGAGGGTACGGACTGCACCATCGTTGCCCGTTCGATGACCGTGCCGATGGCTCTTGAAGCAGCGGCAAAGATCGAAGAGCAGCTCGGCGTTTCGGTCGAAGTGATCGATCCGCGTACCATAAAGCCTCTCGATATCGACACGATAGCCGCATCGGTGAAGAAGACGAACAGACTCGTCATTGCAGAAGAGTCTCACGCATTTGCATCGGTCGGAGCAGAGATATCATTCCAGGTCATGGAGAATGCTTTCGACTATCTTGATGCTCCGATACGGCGCATCTCGACCGCTGAATGCCCGATGCCTTATGCTAAGAATCTCGAAACGCTTGCGTTGCCCAGCGTCGATAAGATCATAGATGCCGTAAAGGACGTTTGCTACTTATAA
- a CDS encoding HNH endonuclease, protein MCLWFRGAIFVEENDGTNVLHSPSTTFPVPSVIRLRNYVHLRRNNRETTMKRARIYIRDRYRCQYCGEHRHAKDLTLDHIFPRAQGGESTPQNLVTACVKCNQRKGNRTPEQARMPLLTSQKLLRLGLDHVLLCHYAESRPEWRKYLFIDDSDEIASTIAA, encoded by the coding sequence GTGTGCCTATGGTTTCGCGGAGCGATCTTTGTTGAGGAAAATGACGGCACGAACGTTCTTCATTCGCCTTCGACGACATTCCCGGTTCCATCGGTCATCCGGCTGCGCAACTATGTCCACCTCCGTCGCAACAATCGTGAGACAACGATGAAGCGGGCTCGGATATACATCCGCGATCGTTACCGCTGCCAATACTGCGGTGAACACAGGCATGCCAAAGACCTGACTCTGGATCACATCTTTCCCCGTGCACAAGGCGGCGAGAGCACACCGCAGAACCTCGTTACGGCGTGCGTGAAGTGCAATCAGCGTAAAGGAAATCGTACGCCTGAACAGGCTCGCATGCCGCTGCTGACATCGCAGAAGCTTCTTCGCCTAGGGCTCGACCACGTCCTGCTTTGTCATTACGCGGAAAGCCGTCCGGAATGGAGAAAGTACCTCTTCATTGACGACAGTGACGAAATCGCGTCAACGATCGCAGCGTAA
- a CDS encoding thioredoxin family protein: MLRTFISAGLLMISMAAGLAAQSPVSWGLRIEPAKDRFPAAAKLTAELHAEIAEPWSLYALEQAEGGPYATTIKVSPGSPFITAGRATSQNPKIKADPNFVIDGKPLETQYFEKTAVFKVPLAAAQDAAASELSLDVRFQVCNDTMCLPPKTVVVTSAGFRDANKAPVAAVVQDAPEQTPPTVSNATTDVWAFIWLAATFGAISLLTPCVFPMIPITVSFFMKRSDGHHTRTIKLAFVYSVGIIATFSMLGMLLAVLFGASGINLFAANPWVNLVIAAIFLAFAFNLLGFYEIAVPASLLTKLDSISRAEQGRGGTYIAVLLMGLTFTLTSFTCTSPFVGTILVSTAQGDWKMPLLGMLVFSTVFAVPFFVIATVPRLLSSLPRSGGWLNSVKVVMGLLEVAAAMKFLSNVDLVWGARLRDGGALNFGTLLTREVVLMIWIVIGLVIIVYVLGMFRFRNDSPVKKVTPTRVAIAALFGVLCVYMGYGLLGKKLGELESFLPPKNKDSAFNILGDRRSELEWIVNDYEGAVIKARQENKRILIDFTGYTCTNCRWMEANMFVQPEVRAEMERFVLTSLYTDGDGEVYQRQQQMEQEMFGTVALPFYAIVEPDGRVVASFSGLTRDKAEFLAFLQRSRSASTLLTGAID; the protein is encoded by the coding sequence ATGCTCCGAACTTTCATCTCGGCAGGTTTATTGATGATCTCGATGGCGGCCGGCTTGGCCGCGCAATCACCCGTCAGTTGGGGATTGAGAATTGAACCTGCGAAAGATCGCTTTCCCGCGGCGGCAAAGCTCACGGCAGAACTCCATGCTGAGATCGCCGAGCCGTGGAGCCTTTACGCGTTGGAGCAGGCGGAAGGCGGCCCTTATGCAACCACCATCAAGGTCAGTCCCGGAAGCCCGTTCATCACGGCAGGGAGAGCAACGTCTCAGAACCCTAAGATAAAGGCAGACCCGAACTTTGTTATTGACGGCAAACCGCTTGAGACGCAGTACTTTGAGAAGACCGCAGTATTTAAGGTGCCTCTTGCGGCCGCTCAGGACGCTGCGGCATCGGAGCTTTCCCTGGATGTTCGCTTTCAGGTTTGTAATGACACGATGTGCCTGCCGCCGAAGACCGTTGTCGTTACGTCCGCGGGTTTTCGTGATGCGAATAAAGCGCCGGTCGCAGCCGTAGTGCAAGATGCACCGGAGCAAACTCCGCCGACGGTATCGAACGCAACAACCGACGTTTGGGCGTTCATCTGGCTGGCCGCAACATTCGGTGCGATCTCGCTTCTGACGCCATGTGTGTTTCCGATGATACCGATAACGGTGTCATTCTTTATGAAACGCTCTGACGGGCATCATACCCGCACAATAAAGCTCGCATTTGTCTATTCGGTAGGCATCATTGCAACATTTTCGATGCTGGGAATGCTGCTCGCAGTGCTTTTTGGAGCCTCCGGGATAAATCTCTTTGCCGCAAATCCTTGGGTCAATCTTGTTATCGCCGCGATCTTTCTGGCCTTTGCCTTCAACCTGCTCGGCTTTTATGAGATCGCGGTGCCTGCAAGCCTGCTGACCAAGCTGGACTCAATATCAAGGGCGGAACAGGGAAGAGGCGGCACGTACATCGCGGTGCTTCTGATGGGGCTGACCTTTACACTTACATCGTTCACGTGCACATCGCCGTTTGTCGGTACCATTCTTGTATCTACCGCGCAAGGTGACTGGAAGATGCCGCTCCTCGGTATGTTGGTCTTCTCGACGGTCTTTGCGGTACCTTTCTTTGTTATCGCAACGGTGCCGAGGCTACTTTCGTCGCTGCCGCGCTCGGGCGGCTGGCTGAATTCGGTCAAGGTCGTAATGGGCCTTCTGGAGGTCGCAGCAGCGATGAAATTTCTCTCCAACGTCGATCTCGTCTGGGGCGCCCGTTTGCGAGACGGCGGAGCATTGAACTTCGGTACGCTACTGACGCGCGAGGTAGTGCTGATGATCTGGATCGTGATCGGTTTGGTGATTATCGTTTACGTCCTGGGGATGTTCCGGTTTCGCAATGACTCGCCGGTAAAGAAGGTAACGCCGACGCGCGTCGCCATCGCTGCGTTGTTCGGTGTCCTATGTGTCTATATGGGCTACGGCCTGCTCGGAAAGAAGCTGGGCGAGCTTGAATCATTCCTGCCGCCGAAGAATAAGGACTCGGCCTTCAATATTCTCGGCGACCGAAGAAGTGAACTCGAATGGATCGTGAACGATTATGAAGGTGCGGTCATAAAAGCACGGCAGGAAAATAAGCGCATACTGATAGATTTCACCGGCTACACTTGCACGAATTGCCGCTGGATGGAGGCAAATATGTTCGTACAGCCCGAGGTTCGGGCTGAGATGGAGCGATTCGTGCTCACGAGCCTTTATACCGACGGCGATGGTGAGGTGTATCAGCGTCAGCAGCAGATGGAGCAGGAGATGTTCGGCACTGTTGCATTGCCTTTCTATGCGATAGTCGAGCCTGATGGCCGCGTCGTTGCCAGCTTTTCGGGATTAACGCGTGACAAAGCAGAATTCCTTGCTTTTCTTCAGCGTTCACGTTCGGCTTCGACCTTATTGACGGGAGCAATTGATTAA
- a CDS encoding cysteine dioxygenase family protein: MNQIPIQDLIRGLRERSDDDFGSADVHEYLNDRPVDIDSLQKYLFWSDSYYTRNLIYKDERFEVMAICWEKGQVSTIHDHSDQKCWMTVAMGLLKGRNFAIDELDVEKGYCRLSETASFELSLQQAAMVDLGEPVHQVWNASDTDRTVSVHIYSKPYDRCRIYMPETNSFKEILLSYTSIDGQLCNGVSLE; the protein is encoded by the coding sequence ATGAATCAAATTCCGATCCAAGACCTTATTAGAGGACTGCGCGAGCGAAGCGACGACGATTTCGGGTCGGCGGATGTTCACGAATATTTGAACGATCGCCCGGTTGATATAGATTCACTGCAAAAATACCTCTTCTGGAGCGACAGTTACTATACGCGAAATCTCATCTACAAAGATGAGCGATTTGAGGTTATGGCGATCTGCTGGGAGAAAGGGCAGGTTTCGACAATACATGACCATTCGGATCAGAAGTGTTGGATGACCGTTGCGATGGGGCTCTTGAAAGGAAGAAACTTTGCCATAGACGAATTGGATGTCGAGAAAGGCTATTGCCGCCTAAGCGAAACAGCATCATTTGAGCTAAGTCTGCAGCAGGCCGCAATGGTCGATCTCGGTGAGCCGGTTCATCAAGTTTGGAACGCCTCGGACACCGATCGCACCGTAAGCGTGCATATCTATTCGAAACCGTACGACCGATGCAGGATCTACATGCCTGAAACGAATTCCTTCAAGGAGATCCTTCTCTCCTACACAAGTATTGACGGCCAACTGTGTAATGGCGTCAGCCTTGAGTGA